One window of Trifolium pratense cultivar HEN17-A07 linkage group LG5, ARS_RC_1.1, whole genome shotgun sequence genomic DNA carries:
- the LOC123883532 gene encoding G-type lectin S-receptor-like serine/threonine-protein kinase At1g11300 isoform X3 yields the protein MAFLCHNTNHLFITFLLFSTFYTCYSSINDTITSSKSLKDQQTITSNNTNFKLGFFSPLNSTNRYLGIWYINETNNLWIANRDQPLKDSNGIVSIDKDGNLVILNKQKGIIVWSTNISTSTNSTAQLDDSGNLVLRDINSGETIWDSFSHPADAAVPTMRISANKITGKKVSFVSRKSENDPSSGHFSISLERLDAPEVFIWHDKNIYWRTGPWNGRVFLGSPRMTTEYLFGWRLDHDTDGTDYITYNFAATKTMFGILSLTPHGTLRLVEFINKKEFLRLEVDQNECDFYGKCGPFGNCDNSSVPICSCFEGFEPKNLVEWNLRNWTNGCVRKEGMNLKCEMLKINGSSELKQDGFLVHHLMKVPDFAKRLDGNQDECRTYCLKNCSCVAYAYDPYITCMYWSGELIDLQKFPSGGVDLFIRVPGELVAVAAPDNIKKKGNNSSTLIIAITGGIGAFTLIICAYLLWRKCSPRRKGRQAQNLINSEHKQMKLDELPLYDFEKLETATNSFHFGNMLGKGGFGPVYKGIMEDGQEIAVKRLSKASGQGIEEFMNEVVVISKLQHRNLVRLHGCCVERGEQMLVYEFMPNKSLDALLFDPLQKKNLDWKKRLTIIEGIARGILYLHRDSRLRIIHRDLKASNILLDGDMIPKISDFGLARIVKGGEDDEANTKRVVGTYGYMPPEYAMEGLFSEKSDVYSFGVLLLEIVSGRRNSSFYHHEDSLSLVGFAWKLWLEENIISLVDQEVWDECSESSMLRCIHIGLLCVQELPRERPNISTVVLMLISEITHLPPPGKVAFVNKQNSRSTESSQKSNQSNSNNNVTMSDVQGR from the exons ATGGCTTTTCTATGTCACAATACTAATCACTTATTCATCACATTCCTCTTATTTAGCACATTTTATACATGTTATAGTTCTATCAATGATACCATTACATCATCCAAATCACTCAAAGACCAACAAACAATAACCTCAAACAACACAAACTTCAAGCTAGGATTTTTCAGCCCATTAAATTCAACAAACCGTTACCTAGGAATTTGGTACataaatgaaacaaacaacTTATGGATTGCAAATAGAGACCAACCTCTTAAAGATTCAAATGGAATTGTCTCAATTGACAAAGATGGTAATCTTGTAatcttaaacaaacaaaaaggtATCATCGTTTGGTCAACAAACATTTCAACTTCAACAAATTCAACAGCTCAACTTGATGATTCCGGAAACTTGGTCCTAAGAGACATCAATTCAGGAGAAACAATTTGGGACAGTTTTTCACACCCTGCAGATGCAGCTGTTCCAACAATGAGAATTTCTGCTAACAAAATAACAGGTAAGAAAGTATCTTTTGTATCAAGAAAAAGTGAAAATGATCCTTCTTCGGGACATTTTTCGATTAGTCTTGAAAGATTGGATGCACCGGAAGTTTTTATTTGGcatgataaaaatatttattggagAACTGGTCCATGGAATGGAAGGGTTTTTCTCGGATCGCCTAGAATGACAACCGAGTATTTATTTGGTTGGCGTTTAGACCACGATACGGATGGAACTGATTATATAACTTACAATTTTGCGGCCACCAAAACTATGTTTGGAATTCTCTCATTGACACCACATGGAACACTTAGGTTGGTggagtttattaataaaaaggaATTTTTAAGACTTGAGGTTGATCAAAATGAGTGtgatttttatggaaaatgtgGGCCATTTGGTAATTGTGATAATTCTAGTGTACCAATTTGTAGTTGTTTTGAAGGGTTTGAGCCAAAGAATTTGGTGGAATGGAATTTAAGAAATTGGACTAATGGTTGTGTGAGGAAAGAAGGAATGAACTTGAAGTGTGAGATGTTGAAGATTAATGGATCAAGTGAATTGAAGCAAGATGGATTTTTGGTTCATCATTTAATGAAAGTTCCTGATTTTGCTAAGAGATTAGATGGTAATCAAGATGAGTGTAGAACATATTGTTTGAAAAATTGTTCTTGTGTGGCATATGCATACGATCCTTATATAACTTGTATGTATTGGAGTGGGGAGTTAATTGATTTGCAAAAATTTCCTTCCGGAGGAGTTGATCTCTTTATTCGTGTGCCGGGAGAATTAG TTGCAGTTGCAGCTCCCgataatataaagaaaaaagggAACAACAGTAGTACTTTAATCATTGCAATTACCGGAGGGATAGGAGCATTTACCTTGATTATATGTGCGTATCTTTTGTGGAGGAAATGTTCTCCTAGGCGTAAAG GAAGACAAGCTCAAAACTTGATTAATAGCGAACATAAACAAATGAAATTGGATGAGCTACCACTATATGATTTTGAAAAGCTTGAAACCGCTACAAACAGCTTTCACTTTGGTAATATGCTTGGGAAGGGAGGTTTTGGCCCCGTATACAAG GGAATAATGGAAGATGGGCAAGAAATTGCTGTGAAAAGACTCTCAAAAGCATCTGGACAGGGAATAGAAGAATTCATGAACGAAGTAGTAGTGATTTCTAAACTTCAACATCGCAATCTTGTACGACTTCATGGTTGTTGTGTTGAAAGGGGCGAGCAAATGTTGGTTTATGAGTTCATGCCAAATAAGAGTTTGGATGCTCTTCTTTTTG ATCCactacaaaagaaaaatttagaTTGGAAAAAGCGGTTGACCATAATCGAAGGAATAGCTCGAGGTATACTTTATCTTCATAGAGACTCAAGACTAAGGATTATACATAGAGATTTAAAAGCAAGCAACATCTTACTTGATGGCGACATGATTCCAAAAATATCAGACTTTGGTTTAGCTAGAATTGTTAAAGGTGGAGAAGATGATGAAGCTAACACAAAAAGGGTCGTCGGAACTTA TGGTTATATGCCGCCTGAATACGCAATGGAGGGGCTTTTCTCTGAAAAATCAGATGTTTATAGCTTTGGAGTTTTATTGCTAGAGATTGTTAGCGGACGAAGAAATAGTAGCTTTTATCACCACGAGGATTCCCTTAGCCTCGTAGGCTTT GCATGGAAGCTATGGTTAGAAGAAAACATTATATCTCTAGTAGATCAAGAGGTATGGGATGAATGTTCTGAAAGCAGCATGTTAAGGTGCATACACATAGGACTTCTATGTGTGCAAGAACTTCCAAGAGAAAGACCAAATATATCAACTGTTGTTTTGATGCTTATAAGTGAGATTACACATCTTCCTCCTCCAGGGAAAGTAGCTTTTGTTAACAAGCAAAATTCAAGAAGTACAGAATCTTCTCAAAAAAGTAATCAATCTAACTCTAATAACAATGTAACTATGAGTGATGTCCAAGGCAGGTAA
- the LOC123883535 gene encoding protein XRI1-like — protein MDSNNNHKEQWDWHGENYCIQKTSNFDITEEVWNDVPQNGEDLSYMFDGETTPVKACGDLAYNVDNGESSYRQKEVEEVRETSQAKRRRMLQFDSQDSDQSLPNMEMPSPYFKNGKDDSIKDIFPEVSQWMSGAPEYTLENVPDLEANEAWLAEYLNDAEMQLSPDDLNFSGADDVHIDVAELCNITPSHEQNVVPQPVTRPSKNVVFKGRKSFIRTPTKLASTVAYPFAFIKPSGAHGDVTLKEINQRILNPTSKSKESSDDTSAYPKSAFSGKPVVGKTKIRTDGGKGSITIMRTKG, from the exons ATGGATTCCAACAACAATCACAA GGAGCAATGGGATTGGCATGGAGAGAATTACTGTATCCAAAAGACTTCGAACTTCG ATATTACGGAGGAGGTTTGGAATGACGTGCCTCAAAATGGAGAAGATCTTTCCTACATGTTTGATGGTGAAACAACTCCAGTTAAGGCTTGTGGTGATTTGGCATATAATGTCGATAATGGGG AATCAAGTTATAGACAAAAGGAAGTGGAGGAAGTGAGGGAGACTTCCCAAGCCAAGAGGCGGCGGATGCTACAGTTCGACAGCCAAGATAGTGATCAGTCTCTTCCCAACATGGAGATGCCTTCgccatattttaaaaat GGGAAGGACGACTCCATTAAGGATATTTTTCCAGAAGTGTCACAATGGATGTCTGGGGCACCAG AATATACATTGGAAAATGTACCTGACCTTGAAGCAAATGAAGCGTGGCTTGCTGAATACTTAAATGATGCTGAGATGCAACTCAGTCCTGATGATTT GAATTTTTCAGGAGCCGATGATGTGCATATTGATGTTGCAG AGTTATGTAACATCACACCATCACATGAACAGAATGTGGTTCCGCAGCCTGTCACTCGACCCTCTAAAAATGTTGTCTTCAAAG GTAGGAAATCTTTTATAAGGACACCGACAAAGTTGGCTTCTACTGTTGCCTATCCATTTGCCTTCATTAAACCAAGTGGTGCTCATGGAGATGTTACTCTGAAAGAAATCAATCAGCGCATTCTAAATCCAACCTCAAAATCAAAGGAAAGCAGTGACGACACGTCCGCTTACCCTAAATCAGCCTTCTCAGGAAAGCCTGTGGTTGGTAAAACAAAAATCCGCACTGATGGAGGAAAAGGTAGCATCACAATTATGAGAACCAAAGGTTAA
- the LOC123883537 gene encoding acid phosphatase 1-like: MAQQGLLVLFLLALLCKVMCTRSHHQSTKDPFTSSIDGRFCLSWRLAVETNNELPWRTVPNQCSQYVEDYLIHGQYERDLELIMEQALNYVNGLPLVGDGMDAWILDVDDTCISNIYYYKSKNYGCDPYDPPAFRASAVKGWCTAIPPVLRLFNKLLDNGFKVILLTGRDKETLYQATIDNLHNQGYIGYDQLIMRTTTYKGQSAVMYKSNIRMQLENEGYRIWGNVGDQWSDLQGNSSGNRAFKLPNPMYFVP, translated from the exons atggcaCAACAAGGGCTTTTGGTACTTTTCTTATTGGCATTGTTGTGCAAGGTGATGTGTACAAGATCACACCACCAAAGCACAAAAGACCCTTTTACTAGCTCAATTGATGGAAGATTTTGCTTGAGTTGGAGATTGGCAGTGGAGACAAATAATGAGCTTCCATGGAGAACAGTTCCAAATCAATGTTCTCAATATGTTGAAGATTACTTGATCCATGGGCAATATGAAAGGGACTTGGAATTAATAATGGAACAAGCCTTGAATTATGTGAATGGCTTACCTCTTGTTGGTGATGGCATGGATGCTTGGATTTTAGATGTTGATGATACTTGCATCTCcaatatttattattacaaAAGCAAAAATTATGG GTGTGACCCATATGATCCACCAGCGTTTAGGGCATCGGCAGTGAAAGGATGGTGCACAGCAATTCCTCCCGTATTAAGGCTATTTAACAAGTTGTTAGATAATGGATTTAAGGTAATACTACTTACAGGAAGAGATAAAGAGACACTTTATCAAGCTACCATTGACAATTTGCACAATCAAGGATACATTGGATATGACCAACTAATTATGAG GACAACAACATATAAAGGGCAGAGTGCAGTGATgtataaatcaaatataaggATGCAATTAGAGAATGAAGGTTATAGAATATGGGGTAATGTGGGGGATCAATGGAGTGATCTCCAAGGAAACTCTTCTGGAAATCGTGCATTCAAGCTCCCAAATCCTATGTATTTTGTTCCCTAA
- the LOC123883538 gene encoding xyloglucan endotransglucosylase/hydrolase protein 2-like, translating to MSSLIFIFLVVLVLHVVLAREIRRNEEIISFDQNYKVTWGDNHVMSINQGKEIQLTMDYSSGSGFASKITYGSGLFHMRIKVPGRDSAGVVTAYYLNSQGNSHDELDFEFLGNREGKPYTLQTNVYANGEGNREQRINLWFDPTTDFHDYKILWNPHQIVFYVDNIPIRVYKNNSNIGVGYPTKSMQIIASLWNGDWATDGGQTKINWTYAPFKANFQGFDVSGCQSQSLNIDQNCVSNSYWWNDKQYWQLDLIAQKQYENVKQKYMNYDYCKDRQRYPIAPLECLH from the exons ATGAGttctttgatttttatttttcttgtggtCCTCGTTCTTCATGTTGTTCTTGCTAGAGAAATTAGgagaaatgaagaaattatATCATTTGATCAAAATTACAAGGTTACATGGGGTGACAATCATGTTATGTCCATAAACCAGGGGAAAGAAATTCAGCTCACAATGGATTATTCTTCAg GGTCAGGATTTGCTTCCAAGATAACTTACGGCTCTGGATTATTCCATATGAGGATCAAAGTACCAGGTAGAGATTCTGCAGGGGTTGTCACAGCTTATTAT TTGAATTCACAAGGGAATAGTCATGATGAGTTAGACTTTGAATTTCTGGGAAATAGAGAAGGGAAGCCATATACATTACAGACCAATGTATATGCAAATGGTGAAGGGAATAGAGAACAAAGAATTAACCTTTGGTTTGACCCTACAACTGATTTTCACGACTACAAAATTCTTTGGAACCCACATCAAATTGT ATTTTATGTGGACAATATTCCAATTAGGGTATACAAGAACAATAGCAACATTGGAGTAGGCTACCCAACAAAGTCTATGCAAATTATAGCAAGTTTGTGGAATGGTGATTGGGCAACAGATGGAGgccaaacaaaaatcaattggACATATGCACCTTTCAAAGCAAACTTTCAAGGATTTGATGTTAGTGGATGTCAAAGTCAAAGCTTaaatattgatcaaaattgtgtttCTAATAGCTATTGGTGGAATGACAAACAGTATTGGCAATTGGATCTTATAGCACAAAAACAATATGAAAATGTAAAGCaaaaatatatgaattatgATTATTGTAAAGATAGGCAAAGGTATCCTATAGCTCCCTTAGAATGCCTACATTGA